DNA from Aureimonas sp. AU20:
ATCGGTGTAGCGATCGTCCTTCGGCATCTGCCGGGCATGGTGGCTCTCGATGCGCCGATGGGCGAGCTCCAGCGCCTCGCGCGTCCGGCGCGGGGTCGCCTCCAGCGCCGCCTCGATCTCGGCTTCGGGAACGCGCAGCGTCTCGGGCGTCAGCGTCAGCTCGTCGTAGCGGGCGGTCAGCTCGATCAGCGCCGCGTCGCCGCGCGCCCGCACGTCGTCGATAATGGCGCGCACGGCCGTTTCGACATCCACCGAGGCTTCTCGTTTTGCGGCCAGCAGCGCGCGAAACCGCGTCTCGAAATCGGGTTGGTCGATATGAAGCCGCTGCGGCACGTCAGGCACTCTCCCTCGGCGCGGCGGGCGATCTCTCGGCGCTCGGACCCTCAGCCCCTGTCGTGGTCGGGCCGCGACGGGGTGCTCCAGGCGGCGCCGAGATCGGTCAGCTGCGCTTCGATACATTCGACGTCGAGCCTTATCGCGGCACCGCCCGCGAACACAAGGTCGATCGTGCCGGACGGCTCCTCGCCCGCGCTCCAGCGCAGCGCGAGCAGCGCCAGCACGGCGTCGTCGTCGCTCTGCCGGAAGCCGCTGCGCCGGACGCCGAGCACCCGGTCGAAATGCAGGACGCTGCGGCGGCGCTCGTATTCGCCCCGGCGGCGAAAGAAGCCCTGGCGCGGCGGAGTGTTTTCCCAGACGAAACGGTTGATCGGTACGGTGAACTGCCCGCGCTCGGGCGAAAAGGCGAGGTCGGCGACGCGAATCACGGCGTCCTGCACATGGGCCGACACGATGTCGAGATCGGCCGCGTCGAGCGCCATCAATCGAAGAAGGTCCATCCTGCCCGCTGCTCCTCGCCGCCCTGTCATGCTCCAGCGCAGCTAGGGCATCCCATGGCAAAGTGCGACGGCTCTCGGTGATTTTCCCGACCTAATTGCTTTCGGGCTTGCGATATTGCTCGCCGACGCGCCCGAACTCGCCCTGCAGGCGGCCGATCGCGATCTGCAGATGGTAAAGCCCGATCAGCGCCGAGCGCGAGCGAAGCGCGGCAATAACCGAGCGCGGCGGGGCGGCGAGCGCCAGGGCAAGGCTCTTGGCGAGCGTACGCGCACGCCCGTCGCGCCCCCGCTGCACCAGGGTCGAGAGCGCACCGTTGCGCAGCGCCCGCGCGTTGATCCAGGAGAATTCCGTGCGCCGGGCGGGCACGATCTCGTGCACGGCGGCCTCCCGACACCAGCCGAACCGAAAGCCGGCCTCCCGGCAGCGCGAGAAGAGGTCGGCATCGCCCCCGCCGGTGAAATCGAATCGCGTGTCGAACAGCGGCTCGCTCATGCGCCTCAGGACATCGGCGCGGATCGCGACATTGCCGGAAGAGACGAGAACCCCGATCGGCCCGCTCGCCTCGAACGGCGCGCGGAAAACGGGATGGGCGGCCAGCGCCCGCTTGCTCTCGTCCTCGAAGACCGGGATCTGCGGGCCACCGGTGATGTCGACGCCCAGCCGATCCAGCGCCGCGCTATGCGCAGCGATCCAGCCGGGCTCGGCCGCCTCGTCGTCGTCCACGATCAACGCGATGCGCAACTGGGGAAAGAGCCGCGCGGCTGCCGCAAAGCCCGCATTATAGGCCGCACAATTGCCGCGCGCCTGCGCCACCACGATCGTGCCGGGGAGAGCGCCCGATTCGAACAGGGGCCGAGCGGCATCGAGACCCGCCCGGCCTTCCTCGTCGTTCTCAACGAGAATTACCGCGAAGGGGCTTGAGCCTTCCTGCATGCGGAGCGAGGCCAGCGTGCGCAGAACCAACGCCGGCCGCCGAAAGGTCGGCACCACGACCGCGATCTCCACGCCCTGATCGAGACCGGGCGAGGCGACCTCAAGGAGGACGCCGGGCGGCAGCGGCGCGGAAAGAAGGGGCGCTTGGGTCATGAGGGAAGCCTGACGCAAAGGGATGAAAGATCCTTCAAACCGAAGGTTTCGCTTCACCCGAATTGATGCATTCGCAAGGCCGAGCCGATAGGATCGGCCCGAATGATCGGCGCCCAGCCGGCAAGTCACGGCCCTCCCGCGCGGACAGATCGATGCCCCCTTCCATCGCGCTCGTCACCTCCTCCTACAAAGGCGATTGGGAGCGCTGCCGGCTTCTGTGCGACAGCGTGGACCGCTTCGTGACGGGCCATGCCGTCCATTATCTTCTAGTGGAAGCGGCCGACCTGCCGCTGTTCAAGAGTTTCGAAGGCCCGCGCCGGCGCGTCGTGTCGGAGCGAGACCTATTGCCCTTCTGGCTGCGGCCGATCAACGATCCGATCGCGGCCGGGCGTCGGCTCTGGCTCTCGCCCTTCGGGCCGCCCTTGCGCGGCTGGCATGTGCAGCAGCTGCGCCGCATTGCCATGGGCGCGGCGATGGACGAGGGCGTGCTGGTGTCGCTGGATTCGGACGTCGTCTTCGTAAAGCCCTTCGACGTTTCGCATTTCCGGGCCGGGGAGGCCGTGCGCTTCTATCGCCGGGCGGGCGGGATGGCCGAGGTCGAGCCGGAGCGGCGGCCCGAGCACGAGCGCTGGTCCCGGCGCGCGGCCGCGCTGCTCGGCCTGCCGCCCGAGCCGATCCCGGCGCCGACCTACATCACCACGCTGATCGCCTGGCGGCGCGACACGGTGCGCGCGCTTCTGGAGCGGATCGGGGCCTCGACGCATCGCCCGCCCATGATGGCGCTCGCCGGCTCGCGCGCCCTGTCGGAATGCACGATCTACGGGCGCTTCGCCGACGAGGTGGAAGGGCGTCCGGAGCGACATCTGCCGACCGACGAGCGGCTTTGCGCGGTCTACTGGGACGGGCCGCCGCTGGACGCGGCGGGCCTTCGCGGCTTCCTGGAGGAATTGGCGCCCGAGCAGGTGGCGCTCGGCCTCCAGTCCTTCACGGGCACCGATCCGGCGACGATCCGCCGCGTGGTCGGGCTCGGCGACTGAGACGTCGAGACGCCTGTGGCTCAAGCCGTGGCGATGTCCGGCGCGCCGGCCGGCCCCGGCCGCTGCGGCCCGCGGCTGCGCCAGTCCAGCGCGACATAGCTGGCGCCGGCAGAGGCGATCCAGAGCGCGGCGAAGACGCCGTTGAGGCCGAGAATCCAGTTTCCGTCCGGCGTTGCCGCCGCGCCCTGGAGCAGCAGCGTCAGGAACCCTGCCTTTAGGCCGCCGAGCAGCGCCAGGATCGCGGCGCGCATCCCGGTGCGGCCGTGCGCGTAGAGCAGCTCGCTCTGATATTCCACGAGATTTCGGAAGGCCGGCACGAGAAGAACGAGAAGCACGAGGGGCGCCGCGTCCGCGACATTGCGCCCGAGAAGGGTGGGGGAAACCGTCAGCACGAAGCCGAGCGCCGCCATGCCGGCGACCGAGACCAGCGCGATGCCGCCCTCCGTCAGCCAGCGCCGGCGCCAGGACTGGAGAAAGCCGGGGCTGCGGATCAGTTTCTGGACGATCATCATGTTGAAGGAGCGTACCGGCAGCGCCGTCAGGTCGATGAGGCGCATCAGCATGGCGTAGACGCCGGCCACGGCCGGCCCGCCCAGCGAGAGAACCAGAAGCTTGTCGAGTTCCGACTGAAGATAGAACAGGATGTCGGCGCCCGCGACGGCGAGGCTGTCTGACAGGCGCTTGAGATAGAGCGCCGGGCGTAGCCGCAGCCGCTGGCGCGGATAGAACAGGGCGATGCCGAGGAGGGCGGAGCCCATATTGGCGGCGAGATAGAAGACGCTCCACGACAGGAGATCGCCCGAGCCGATGCCGGCATGGGCGAAGGCGAGCGCGGCCAGCGCCTTGACCGCCGAGCCCAGCACCACGAGCAGCGAGGCGCGCCCGAACTGGCCCATGCCGTTGTTGACGATGCAGACGATCTCCAGCGAGCGCCAGCCGAGGACCTCGGCCGCGACCACGAGGGCGAAGGGAAGAAGCGCCATGTCGCCGGCAAAGACCAGGGCGAAGAAGCCGAGCGCGGCCAGCACGACGAGCGGCAGCGAGAGAACCAGCGCGACGAGATAGCCGGCGGTGTAGGTGCCCACGAGATGCGGCTTGCGCGTGGCGGCGCGGTAGAGCGGCGAAACGAAGCCGAGCCCGGCGATGCGCGAGAGGACGATGCCCGTGGCCGATGCCGTGGCGAACAGGCCGAAGCCCTCCACGCTCAGCGCGTTGGCGACCGCCGTGAAATAGGCGAGCGAGAGAACGAGCCGGCCGGCCGATCCGCCGATGAGCTTGGCATAGTCGCGCAGAAGGTGAAGATTGGCTTGGCCGAGCCGAACGAGGCTTCGAATCGGGCGCATGGCAAATCTCCAAAAGGCCGTTTCCGACGTGACAGAAGAGACCGACCGATTTCCCTTCTGCCCTCGCGTCCCGGATCGAGGCGAAGACGCCGCGCCGGTGGGTGGGGGACCCCCGTCCTCCCGCGCGCGCTCTCCTTCGAATCCTCTTCCGGCGGCGAAGTCTAGCCGGGCGGGCTTAACGCGTCGTTCGCTCCTGGCCACGGGCGCGGCGCTTCTGGGGACGGCGGCGGTGAGAACCTCGCCGGCTGCCGCGCTGACGCCGCGCGTGCCCTTCGGCGCGGCGGTGCAGGTCGACCAGTTCGAGGCCGACGCCGACTACCGCGCGCTGATCGAGCGCGAATGCGATCTCCTCATGCCCTCCAACGAGCTGAAGTTCGGCCTGCTTCGCCCGACGCGGCCGGAATTCCTGTTCGAGCCGGCCGACCGGATGGTGAACTGGGCGCGCGAGCGGGGCATGCTGTCGCGCGGCCACGCCTTCGTCTGGTGGTCCACCAACCCGCCCTGGCTGGAGGCGATCCGCGACCCCGCCGATGCGGAGGCCGTGCTGGTGGAGCATATCGAACGCACCGCCGCGCATTACCGGGGCCGTCTGGGCAGCTGGGACGTGGTGAACGAAGTGATCGCGCACGACCCGCGCGAGCGCGGCGGGCCGATGCGCGACACGTTCTGGCAGCGCCGGCTGGGCAACCGGCATGTTCCGCTGGCCTTTCGCGCGGCCATGCGCGCCGACCCGGAGGCGCGCCTCGTCATCAACGAATACGATCTGGAGTTCGAAGGCCCGCGCTACGACACCCGCCGCGCCGAGATCCTGAAGCTCGTCCGATCGTTGCAGGACGAGGGGCTGCGCGTCGACATGGTGGGGCTTCAGGCCCATCTCTACAGCCATATCAAGGTCGATCGCGAGGCGCTCGCCCGTTTCGGGCGGGACCTCAAGGCGCTGGGCGTCGGGCTTCTGGCGAGCGAGCTGGACGTGATCGACTTTCAGGTGCGCGGCGACGAGGACGCGATCGACCACGCGGCCGAGATCGTCGTGACCGACTTCCTCGACGGGTTGTTCGCCGGCCAGCGGCCCTACGCCGTCATCACCTGGGGGATCAGCGACCGCTACACCTGGGTTCCCGACGCCATGCCGCGCACGGACGGGCGGCCCAACCGGCCTTTGCCCTTCGACGCCGCGCTACGCCCCAAGGCCTGGTATGCGACACTACGCCACAGGCTCGCGCTCGGCGGTTGAGGGCTGGGCGAGGGGGCGAGAGAGGTGTTAACGATTTGTTTTCCATCTTCAGTGAAGTTTGATTGACCAAACTTCGAACCGAACGGGCACATCCCGGATGTTTCATTCCGACAGCAGCGCGGAGCGTGCCGACGGCTCCGAGACGAACTCCCGCCGGCAGGCGCAGGAGCGGGCGTCGCTGTTCGACCCCGCCGTGATCGCGGGCGGCATCTGGGACCGGCGCGGCCTTCTCGTGCTCACCACGCTTCTAGGCCTCGGTCTTGCCGGTGCCTACGCCTATTCCACACCCAAACGCTACACCGGCATCGCTCAGATCGTGCTCGACCCGCGCGATCTCAACATCGTGCAGAACGACGTCACCGTGGCGCCGACCGGCATGAGCACGGACGCGACGCTGGCGCTGGTAGAAAGCCAGATCGCGGTGATGACCTCCAACACGGTGCTAGAACAGGTCGTCTCCAAGGCGGGCCTCGCCGCCGACCCCGAGTTCAACGGCACCCGCACCAGCCTAATCTCCGGCGTCGGCAGCGTGCTTAGCGCGCTGTTCTCCTCCGACACCGGCGCCGTGGTGCGCGACCGTCAGCTTCTGACGATCTCCAACCTCGCCGAGCATGTGAAGGCGGCGCGCAACGCCAACAGCTTCGTCATCAACGTTTCGGTCACCTCGGAAGACGCGGAGAAGGCCCCGCGCCTCGCCAATCTCCTGACCGAAACCTTCATCGCCGAGCAGGGCCGCGCCCAATCCGAACTGGCGCGCCGCGCCACAACCGCCTTGTCCTCGCGCCTTGCCGAGCTGCGCCAGCGCGTCGTCAACGCGGAAGACGCGGTGGAAAGCTACAAGGCCGACAATCGGCTGGTGGGCGTCGGCGGCCGGCTGATCGACGACGACTACATCACCCGCGTCAACAGCCAACTGGCCGACGTGCGCGCCCAGATCACCGCGCTCGACGTGCGCGCCCAGTCTCTGCGCAAGGCCAGCGTCAACGACGTGGTGGAAGGCTCCTTTCCCGAGGGGCTGAACTCCGAAACGCTGCAGCGCCTGCGCCAGACCTATACGGACGCGAGCCAGAGCGCGGCGGTTCTCTCGACCCGCCTCGGCCCGCGCCATCCTCAGCGCATTGGCGCGGACGAGGCGGTGGCCACGGCCCGCCGGGCCATTCAGACCGAACTCGGCCGCATCGTCGCCTCCGCGCAGACCGAGCTCGCCCGCGCCCGCGAAACGGAAGCCGACCTGTCGCAACAGATCGACACGCTGCGCTCGCGCCAGATCGAGACCAGCGGCTCCTTCGTTCGCCTGCGCGAGCTGGAGCGCGAGGTCGACGCCTCGCGCGCGGTCTACGAGGCCTATCTCCTGCGCACCCGCCAGACGAGCGAGCAGGAAAGCCTGAACACGTCCAATGTCCGCGTGATCTCCGACGCGACCGTCCCGCTCCAGCCTTCCAGCCTGTCGCGCAAGGTCGTGGTGGGGGCGGGCGGCATTGCCGGCTTCGGCGCCGGCCTCGCGCTCGCGGCCCTCGCCACCATGGTCTCGGTGCTACGGGGAGGCGTGCCTTCGTCCCGCCGTGTGGCGCGGGACCGCTGGGACGACACGACTATCGAGGACGCGCCCCTGACGCCGGCCGAGCGGCTGCGCGCGGCCGACCGCGCGGCCCGGGCGGATGCCAAGGCCGAAGCGCCGGCTGAGGCCCCTGAACCGGACGCCGCGACCGCGGCGGTGCCTTCGTCCCACTGGTCCTTGCGCGGCTCGGCCAGCGAGCCGGCGGAGCGCTCGGCCATAGCCGCCGAGATTGAGACGCCCTCCGTCGCCGAAACCGCACAGTCGTTCGGCACGGCAAGCGAGCATGAAGAGCCCTTGCCGGATTGGGACGAGGCGGACGAAACGGCAGAGTTCGACGAGAACGATGGCGATCTCGACCGCCGCCGCGCCGAGTTGCGCGAGCGCATTCGCGCCATCGGCCTTCGTCGCTCCGGCGCGCGCCCCGTGCGCCAGATGGAAGCCGAAACGGACCCGGCACACGCGCCGGCCGAGCCTCAGCCCGATCCCGAGCCGGCGGAAAATCCGGCCTCGGCCGAGGCGGTGCGCGAGCGCATCAGCCTGACGCTCGCGGCCGCGCGGCAGCGGCGAAGCCTGCTGCTTCACCCCTCCGCCTGATACAATCTGAGCGCAATATCCCCGCCTATTTTCAACTGCGCGTTAAGAACACGCCGTGGGTCTCTTCCCCGGCGTGTTTGGCGTGCTAACTTTCGGAAAGAACAGGACCCGTCGGGGAGGCGGGCACAACAGGCAGGCCGGCCGATCCCGTTCGGAGGCCTCGCCGCGAGAGGGGAGGAACGAATGGCTTCTTTGGCTGCATGGGCCGGCGCGTTCGCGATGGGCGTTTCGCTTCTGGCGATTCCCGCGACGGCGGCCGACCTCACGATCGCGCTCGGCTCCGTCGGCAAGGACGTGGAGGAAATGCGCGGCCAGCTCGACGCGTTCCAGAAGGCCAGCGGCCACACCGTTCGCATCGTCACCATGCCGGCCTCGACCACAGATCAGTTCGGCCAGTACCGCCTCTGGCTGTCGGCCGGCAACAAGGATGTCGACGTCTACCGCACCGACGTCATCTGGGCGCCGCAGCTCGCCTCCGGCCTGATGGACCTCACCGATGCGATGAAGGACGTCGTGGGCCAGCATCTGCCGGCCGTGATCCAGTCGCAGACCGTGGACGGCAAGCTCGTCGCCATGCCGCTCTTCGGCGACGCGCCCGCGCTCTACTATCGCAAGGATCTCTTAGAGAAATACGGCCGCCAGCCGCCCAAGACCTGGAAGGAACTCGGCGAAACCGCCAAGGCCGTGCTCGACGGCGAGCGGGCGGCCGGCAACACGCAGTTGACCGGCTTCGTGTTCCAGGGCGCGGCCTACGAGGGGCTGACCTGCGACGCGCTGGAATGGGTCGCCTCCAATGGTGGCGGCCAGATCGTCTCGCCCGAGGGCGACATCACGGTCAACAATCTCAAGGCCGTGGCAGCGCTGGACCAGGCCAGGTCCTGGGTCGGCACGATCGCCCCGCAGGGCGTCCTCGGTTACATGGAAGAGGAATCGCGCGGGGTCTGGCAGACCGGCAACGCCGTCTTCATGCGCAACTGGCCCTATGCCTATCCGCTCAGCGAGGCGGCGGACTCGCCCGTCAAGGGCAAGTTCGATGCCGTTCCGCTGCCGGCGGGCGAGGGCGGAAGCTCGGCCGCCTGCCTCGGCGGATGGAACCTCGCCGTTTCCCAATATTCGCAACATCAGGAGGCGGCGATCGAGCTGGTGAAATTCCTCACCTCCGCCGAGTCGCAGAAGCAGCGCGCCCTGGGCACCGCCCGCCTGCCGACCATCCCGGCGCTCTACGACGATCCGGAGATCAAGGAGAAGCAGCCGCTCGTCGCCAAGTGGAAGACCGTGTTCGAGAACGCGACGCCGCGCCCTTCCGCGCCGACCAAGGCCAAGTACAACGAAGTGTCGCAGCAATTCTGGACGGCGGTGAACAAGACGCTGGCGGGCCAGGGCGATGCCGCCTCGAACCTTCAGGATCTGGAGCGCCAGCTGCGCCGCCTCAAGCGCAACGCTTGGTAGGCCTTTCGCCAGGGCTTGGGGGCGCCTGACGCTGCCGCCCTCGGGCGGAGCGGGAGCGGCGCCCCTAAGCCTCTCGTTCCCAGGCCTTTCGTCGGCGGGCCGCATTCTCGCCCGCCTCGACTGATCCTTGTCCTAGCGAGGCGCTTTCGCGATGACCGAAGCACACACAGGCGCACCCCCGACCGAGAAGGCCTTCGAGGCCGAAGCGGCCCCGGCCGGCCGCTCGGCCCTGTCCTCGCAGCGCCGACGCGCGGCTTGGCTCTTTCTGACGCCGATGCTGGTGGTGCTGGCGCTGGTTGCGGCCTGGCCGCTGCTCCAGACGATCCGCTTCTCGCTCACAGACGCGCGGCTCGGCGATCTTCAGGGCGCGAACTTCATCGGCTTTCGCAACTACTACGAATGGGTGGACTATGGCGGCGGGGAGGGCGAAGCCTTCGGCCTTCTGGTTGATCCCGTCTGGTGGCAGGCCGTGTGGAACACGGTCCGCTACACGCTGATTTCCGTGTCGATCGAGACGGTGCTCGGCCTCATCTTCGCGCTGGTGCTCAACGCCAATTTCCCCGGCCGCGCCTTCGTGCGCGCGGCGGTGCTCATCCCCTGGGCGATCCCGACCATCGTCTCGGCCAAGATGTGGGCTTGGATGATGAACGACCAGTTCGGCATTCTCAACGACATGCTGGTGAGCGTCGGCCTCATCTCCTCCCCCATCGCCTGGACCGCCTCGCCCGACACGGCGATGATCGCGGTCATCATCGTCGACGTCTGGAAGACGACGCCCTTCATGGCGCTGCTCATCCTCGCCGGCCTCCAGATGGTGCCGGGCGATGTCTACGAGGCGGCCAAGATCGACGGGGTGAACGCGGTGAAGGTCTTCTTCAAGGTGACGCTGCCCCTGATCCGGCCGGCGATCCTCGTCGCCGTCATCTTCCGGGCGCTGGACGCGCTGCGCGTCTTCGACCTCATCTACGTGCTGACGCCGAACAATTCGCAGACCAAGACCATGAGCGTCTACGCCCAGGAAAATCTCTTCCAGTTCGACAATTTCGCCCAAGGCTCGGCCGCCTCGACGCTACTCTTCCTCGTGATCGCGATGATCACGCTGCTCTACATCAAGACCGCCCGCCTCAATCTGGAAGGAAACCGGACATGAGCGCCCGTTCCCTCAAGGCCGTCGCCGGGCGCACCGGCTTCTACGCGCTGGTGGTGGCGATCGTCCTCTTCTCGGTCTTTCCATTCTACTACGCCATTCTGACCAGTCTGAAGACGGGCACCGATCTCTTCCGCATCGACTATCTCCCGCGCGCCGTCACGCTCATCAACTACGAGGGTGTCCTGTCGACGGCGACCTTCCTGCGAAACGTCCTGAACTCGCTGATCGTGGCCGTGTCGGTCGTCGTGATCTCGCTGTTCCTGGCGGTGACGGCGGCCTATGCGCTGTCGCGCGTGCCCTTCCGCGGGCGGGGGCTTCTGCTCCTGACCATCCTCGCCGTGTCGATGTTTCCGCAGATCGCGGTGCTCGCCGGTCTATTCGAGATGATCCGCGCGATGGGCCTCTACAACACGCTCTTCGCGCTGATCTTCGCCTACATGATCTTCACGCTGCCCTTCACCGTGTGGGTGCTGACCACCTTCATGCGCGATCTGCCGATCGAGATCGAGGAGGCGGCGATCGTCGATGGCGCCTCCCCCTTCACCATCGTTCGCCGCGTCTTCCTGCCGCTGATGTGGCCGGCGCTCGTCACCACGGGGCTTCTCGCCTTCATCGCCGCGTGGAACGAATTCCTCTTCGCGCTCACCTTCGTCTCCAACAACGACACGCGCACCGTGCCGGTCGCCATCGCGCTTCTGTCCGGCGCATCGGAGCAGGAAACGCCCTGGGGCACGATCATGGCGGCCTCGGTGGTGGTCACCGTTCCGCTGATCGTCCTGGTGCTGGTGTTCCAGCGCAAGATCATCTCCGGCCTCACGGCAGGCGGCGTGAAGGGATGAAGCCCCAAGCCTCGTTCTCGAAAGGAAACATCCCATGGCGGGAGTGAAGCTCACCAAGGTCAAGAAGCGCTACGGCGCGGTTGAGGTTCTGCACGGCATCGATCTCGACATCCGCCCGGGCGAGTTCGTGGTCTTCGTCGGCCCTTCGGGCTGCGGCAAGTCCACGCTCCTGCGCGTCATCGCGGGGCTGGAGGACATTTCCGCCGGCACGCTGGAGATCGACGGGCGCGTGGTCAACGAGGCGACGCCCAAGGAACGCGGCATCGCCATGGTGTTCCAGAGCTACGCCCTCTATCCGCATATGACGGTCTACGACAACATGGCCTTCGGCCTGACCTTGGAGAAGAACGGCTCCAAGGCCGAGATCGACAAGCGCGTGCGCGAGGCGGCGAAGATCCTGCAGATCGAGCCCTATCTCGACCGCCTGCCCAAGGCCCTGTCGGGCGGCCAGCGCCAGCGCGTGGCGATCGGCCGGGCGATCACGCGCAACCCGAAGGTCTTCCTGTTCGACGAGCCGCTGTCCAATCTCGACGCGGCCCTGCGCGTGCAGACCCGCATCGAGATCGCCCGCCTGCACGAGAAGATGCACGGCACGACCATGATCTACGTCACGCACGACCAGGTCGAGGCCATGACGCTGGCGGACCGGATCGTGGTGCTGAACAAGGGCCATGTGGAGCAGGTCGGCGCGCCGCTGGAGCTTTATGCCGATCCCGACAATCTCTTCGTCGCCCAGTTCATCGGCTCGCCGGCCATGAACATTCTGCCCGCCACGCTGGAGCCGACGGGCGACGCCATTCGCGCCCGCATCGGCACGGGCCAGTCCGTGGCCCTGCCGGGCCTCGCCGGATCGTCGCTTGGGGGCGGGAAGGGGCATCTGGGCGTGCGGCCCGAGGACTTGGCGCTGACCGACGAGGTGGACGCGCTGCTTTCGGGCACGGTGACGCTGGTCGAGCCGCTGGGCGAGGTAACGCTGGTTTATGTCGACGTGGGCGCGGCTGAGCCGATCGTCGCCAAGCTGCCGGGCGCGGTGCATCTCGATCGCGGAGCCACGATTCGCCTCAAGGCGGAGGCCGACAAGATCCGCCTGTTCGGGGAGGACGGACGCGCCGTTCGCACGGCGCGTCGCCTCGCGGCCTGAGAGCGCGAAAGAACTGGCCCAGGCGGCGCCTTAGGGCGCCGACGCCGTCTCGGTTTCGTCCGCCTGCCGTTCGACGGCTTTCGCCTCTTCGGCGTCCGTCGGAGCGGCAAGGCGCGGCACGCTTGCGCCCTCGATCAGCTTCGGCGCTTCGTCGCGCAGCGGCGTGAACTCCGGCACGATCGCCCGCAGCACGGCGATGGCCGCGTCCGCGTCGCCCGCCCGCACGGCCGCTTCCGCTTCCGCGAAGCGCCGACGCAGCAGGTCGAGATCGGAAACGCGCGATCGAGCGATCAGGAGCCCGGCGCGGCCGGTCTTCTCGCGCGTCTCGCCTTCGCCGAACAGCTCCTCGTAAAGCTTCTCGCCCTTGCGCAGGCCGGTGTAGCGGACGGCGATATCGACATGCGGGCGCAAGCCCGCGAGCTGGATCAGCCGTTCGGCCAGTTCCGCGATGCGGATCGGCTCGCCCATGTCGAGAACGAAAATCTGCCCTTCCGCCGCATGGGCGCCCAGGCCATGGCCGGCGGCGTGGAGGATCAGGCGCGAGGCTTCGGGGATCGTCATGAAGAAGCGGGTGATGTCGGGATGCGTCACGGTCAGCGGCCCGCCGCGCGCCAGCTGCGCCTGAAACAGCGGGATCACCGAGCCCGCCGAGCCCATCACGTTGCCGAAGCGAACCGTCATGAAACGCGTGCCCGAACCGGCAAGGTCCAGCGCCTGACAGTAGGCCTCGGCCGCGCGCTTGGTCGCGCCCATGACATTGGTCGGGTTCACCGCCTTGTCGGTGGAGACCATGACGAAGGCCGTCGCGCCGCAGCCGAGCGCGGCGTTCGCCACGTTGCGCGAGCCCAGGAGATTGGTCTCGATGCCTTCGAGAGGATTGTCCTCGACGATCGGCACATGCTTGAGCGCGGCGGCATGGAAGATCACGTCCGGCCGCCACTGGTTGAAGAGGCGGGCGATCCGGTCGGCCTGACGCACGTCGACGATGCGCTCCACCACCTCGACGCCGGGATGGCTGACCTCCATCCGCTTGCCGATCGCGTAGAGATTGAACTCGTTGGCATCCACCAAGATCATCCGCCCCGGCTCGAAGGCGGCGATCTGGTTGACGAGTTCGGAGCCGATCGACCCGCCGGCGCCGGTCACCGCGATGCAGCGGCCGCGAATGAGGCGGGCGACCTCGGCCGTGTCGAGCTCCACCTCGTTGCGGCCGAGAAGATCCTCCAGCGAGACGGGCAGAGCCTCGATCGGCTTGTCGGCGTCCACGCCGCCAGCGCGCGAAATGTCCGGCAGACGCTTCACCGCGATCTGGAAAGGCGCGGCCGATTCCACGACGCGCGACAGGTCGGCCGGCGAAATGTTGGTCTGGGTGACGATCAGCTGCGTGATCGGCGTCGCGCCATGCTCGGCCTGCTGGACGATCTCCGGCAGGTCCGCCAGTGC
Protein-coding regions in this window:
- a CDS encoding polysaccharide biosynthesis protein, with amino-acid sequence MSRSSRIKLPRGSLRSFGIVHDVLVAALAISLSLALAFDSYALTHSWQLWAMIGGFTALSAAMFPLFSLNSGAWRYASLLDVVSIVKAATAVNVVFLIANFILFRGEYFPRSAFIMTWFIMIVGLGGPRLAYRLYKERGLSERFFETGAVLQRPQHILLYGFSDNADLFIRNARRSHNSPHIVGLLDPLAKNRRRQLHGLRVLGALADLPEIVQQAEHGATPITQLIVTQTNISPADLSRVVESAAPFQIAVKRLPDISRAGGVDADKPIEALPVSLEDLLGRNEVELDTAEVARLIRGRCIAVTGAGGSIGSELVNQIAAFEPGRMILVDANEFNLYAIGKRMEVSHPGVEVVERIVDVRQADRIARLFNQWRPDVIFHAAALKHVPIVEDNPLEGIETNLLGSRNVANAALGCGATAFVMVSTDKAVNPTNVMGATKRAAEAYCQALDLAGSGTRFMTVRFGNVMGSAGSVIPLFQAQLARGGPLTVTHPDITRFFMTIPEASRLILHAAGHGLGAHAAEGQIFVLDMGEPIRIAELAERLIQLAGLRPHVDIAVRYTGLRKGEKLYEELFGEGETREKTGRAGLLIARSRVSDLDLLRRRFAEAEAAVRAGDADAAIAVLRAIVPEFTPLRDEAPKLIEGASVPRLAAPTDAEEAKAVERQADETETASAP